AAGGTATCGTTAGATACGGATTTTGATCGAACGTTTTCCGACATTTTTTCCAATACCGGGTTTGAACTCATATTCATAATAACTTCTTGTCCTGCTAAAAGATTAGAAAGCAAAAATATTATTACAAAAAGAATTATTTTATTAATTGTATTCATAAACAGTTCTGTATTTTTATAGATCGTCAAAATTTGTTTCGTCAAAATAATTATCGGGAATATTCTTTTCTCCCGCCAGAGCCTCTTCGATTGAAATTCTTAAGAAAGCAGTATCGGCAGTATAAAATAAATTTATAAATTCGCCATATCTTACAATACAAGTATCCGACCATGCGGGTTCGGTTTTGTAAACGTAAACCTCATCAACATCGTAAGAATCATGAAAATATTCTTCCCCTATATTCAACGACATGTTTTTAAGAATATATTTAGCCTCAAGAGCAAGCTTACCGATAATATAAGGCATTTGCATTTCATGTTTATCAAAACCACCGCCAACAATAATATCAATTGTCGAACCTTTTGTTACGGGAGCACCTTTTTCAATTCTAACTCCAAGGTAACGTTGTTCCAAAACCGCATTTTTATCAAAAGACGGGACAAATTCCATTGTGCCTAATTTTAATCCCGATGATTCGATGATACTTATTGCCTGACGTACGGATAAATTTATTAAATCGGGCATCGGTACATCACCGGGAGATGCAGCAGATACCGTAAGATAAATTTTTCTGCCGGGTTTCACTTTCGAACCAGAGACAGGATTCTGACTTATAACTATTCCCGGTTCATACAATGCATTATATGTAGAATCGGAAATAACAAAATTAAAAACATTTGAATAATCTCCTTTTACTAAATCATCATAATACACATTTTCTATTAAGGGCACTACAAGTTCCTGGTCATGGCGTGTATATTTCTTTAATGAGCCTTTTATAATAAGCAACGCTATAAATATTAATGCAAATGCAATAACAAATTGCAACCAGAAATATACATTAGATATTAGCTTTAAAAAGCGCT
Above is a window of Bacteroidales bacterium DNA encoding:
- a CDS encoding PASTA domain-containing protein — its product is MQRFLKLISNVYFWLQFVIAFALIFIALLIIKGSLKKYTRHDQELVVPLIENVYYDDLVKGDYSNVFNFVISDSTYNALYEPGIVISQNPVSGSKVKPGRKIYLTVSAASPGDVPMPDLINLSVRQAISIIESSGLKLGTMEFVPSFDKNAVLEQRYLGVRIEKGAPVTKGSTIDIIVGGGFDKHEMQMPYIIGKLALEAKYILKNMSLNIGEEYFHDSYDVDEVYVYKTEPAWSDTCIVRYGEFINLFYTADTAFLRISIEEALAGEKNIPDNYFDETNFDDL